The following coding sequences are from one Clostridioides difficile ATCC 9689 = DSM 1296 window:
- the codY gene encoding GTP-sensing pleiotropic transcriptional regulator CodY encodes MASEVLQKTRKINKTLQTSGGSSVSFDLLAGALGDVLSSNVYVVSAKGKVLGLHLNDVQDSSVIEDEYTKQKKFSDEYTQNVLKIDETLENLNGEKILEIFPEEHGRLQKYTTVVPILGSGQRLGTLVLSRYSNSFNDDDLVIAEYSATVVGLEILRAIGEELEEEMRKKAVVQMAIGTLSYSELEAVEHIFAELDGKEGLLVASKIADRVGITRSVIVNALRKFESAGVIESRSLGMKGTHIRILNDKLTDELKKLKNNQ; translated from the coding sequence ATGGCAAGTGAAGTGTTACAAAAAACAAGGAAAATAAATAAAACATTACAAACAAGTGGTGGAAGCAGTGTCTCTTTTGATTTACTGGCCGGAGCATTGGGCGACGTTTTAAGTTCTAATGTTTATGTAGTAAGTGCAAAAGGTAAAGTACTAGGTCTTCATTTAAATGATGTTCAAGACAGTTCAGTTATAGAAGATGAGTATACTAAGCAAAAGAAATTTTCAGATGAATATACTCAAAATGTGTTAAAAATTGATGAAACATTAGAAAATTTAAATGGTGAGAAGATATTAGAAATCTTTCCTGAAGAACATGGAAGATTACAAAAATATACTACAGTAGTTCCAATATTAGGAAGCGGTCAAAGATTAGGAACATTGGTACTTTCAAGATATTCAAATTCATTCAATGATGATGATTTAGTAATAGCTGAATACAGTGCAACTGTTGTTGGTCTTGAAATATTAAGAGCAATAGGTGAAGAATTAGAAGAAGAAATGAGAAAGAAAGCTGTAGTTCAAATGGCAATAGGCACTCTGTCCTACTCCGAGCTTGAAGCAGTTGAACATATTTTTGCTGAATTGGATGGAAAAGAAGGTCTACTTGTAGCAAGTAAGATAGCTGATAGAGTTGGTATAACTAGGTCTGTAATAGTAAATGCACTTAGAAAATTTGAGAGTGCAGGTGTGATAGAATCAAGATCATTAGGTATGAAAGGTACTCATATAAGAATACTTAATGACAAACTTACAGATGAATTAAAAAAATTAAAAAACAATCAATAA
- a CDS encoding replication-associated recombination protein A yields MPLADKIRPKTMNDVIGQSHIIGNGKILSKILQSNFLPNMIFFGPPGVGKTTVAEIIAERSNKSFYKINATNSSLEDIKKVISELGSINNVNGVLLYIDEIQSFNKKQQQSILEFMENGSITLIASTTENPYHYVYKALLSRSTVFEFKPLEKLDIEKGLKRAVEVLNEDSYMDIECNNNAIEDIAILSDGDMRRALNILEVVVYSTKPNKDNITYIDSDVIRASTFNKIINYDKNGDSHYDILSAFQKSIRGSDPQASIHYLARLIKGGDLISICRRLLVIASEDIGLAYPNAIVIVKACVDSAMQLGFPEAKIPLAEATILLATSPKSNSACIAIMKAMDELDKEFVKDIPNSIKDAHYSGSKEIGRGCGYKYPHNFKNHYVKQQYLPDSIKDSIYYIPQENKTEKNIKKYLEYLNGDF; encoded by the coding sequence ATGCCTTTAGCAGATAAAATAAGACCAAAAACAATGAATGATGTAATAGGTCAAAGTCATATAATAGGTAATGGAAAAATATTGTCTAAGATATTACAATCTAATTTTTTACCAAATATGATATTTTTTGGTCCTCCTGGTGTTGGTAAAACTACAGTAGCGGAAATAATAGCAGAAAGAAGCAATAAAAGCTTCTATAAAATAAATGCTACTAATTCATCTTTAGAAGATATAAAAAAGGTGATATCAGAGCTTGGAAGTATAAATAATGTAAATGGAGTCCTATTATATATAGATGAAATACAAAGTTTTAATAAAAAACAGCAACAATCAATATTAGAATTTATGGAAAATGGGAGTATAACTTTGATTGCTAGCACTACAGAAAATCCATATCATTATGTATATAAAGCTCTTTTAAGTAGGTCTACTGTATTTGAATTTAAACCTTTAGAAAAACTTGATATAGAAAAAGGACTGAAAAGAGCTGTTGAAGTATTAAATGAAGATAGCTATATGGATATTGAGTGTAATAATAATGCTATTGAAGATATAGCAATTCTTTCTGATGGAGATATGAGAAGAGCCTTAAATATTTTAGAAGTGGTAGTCTATTCAACTAAACCAAATAAGGATAATATAACTTATATAGATTCAGATGTAATAAGGGCATCTACATTTAATAAAATTATAAACTATGACAAAAATGGTGATAGTCATTATGATATTTTAAGTGCATTTCAAAAATCTATAAGAGGAAGTGACCCACAGGCATCTATACACTATCTAGCAAGACTTATAAAAGGTGGGGATTTGATAAGTATATGTAGGAGACTTTTAGTAATAGCTAGTGAAGATATAGGCTTAGCTTATCCAAATGCTATTGTAATTGTAAAGGCATGTGTAGACTCAGCTATGCAACTTGGATTTCCAGAAGCGAAAATACCATTAGCAGAAGCTACTATTCTTTTGGCTACATCTCCAAAGTCTAATTCTGCATGTATAGCAATAATGAAAGCTATGGATGAACTGGATAAAGAGTTTGTTAAGGATATACCAAATAGTATAAAGGATGCTCACTATTCTGGTTCTAAAGAAATAGGTAGGGGTTGTGGATACAAATATCCTCATAATTTTAAAAATCATTATGTAAAGCAACAGTATTTACCAGATAGCATAAAAGATAGTATTTATTACATACCACAAGAAAATAAAACTGAGAAAAATATAAAAAAATATTTAGAATATCTAAATGGTGATTTTTAG
- a CDS encoding GNAT family N-acetyltransferase, translating to MIIKLNSTYHSRVMKYLKKEPEYNLFIIGDIERYGYGNNFLNIWADVGEHGEIKAILLKYFEFMMFYSDGEYDVEGFYNLLRNTNYEEISGKICAVDALAKRLGLNNLKVVDFCKLQTKKFLIDNNCNVKVKRIRLGNLKKTVKLYDLIDEFHSTTLENLKNGLRTGRGYCIEINKQVVSMAKSTSENRTHAMIIGVGTHPKYRAKGLATKCLIKLCSELLRENKIPCLFYDNEEAGKIYKKLGFENIGKWGIYSK from the coding sequence ATGATTATAAAACTTAACTCAACTTATCACAGTAGAGTTATGAAATACTTAAAAAAAGAACCTGAGTACAATTTGTTTATAATAGGGGATATTGAAAGATATGGATATGGAAATAATTTTTTAAATATATGGGCAGATGTGGGTGAACATGGTGAAATAAAGGCAATATTACTTAAATATTTTGAATTTATGATGTTTTATTCTGATGGAGAGTATGATGTTGAAGGTTTTTATAATCTACTTCGTAATACTAATTACGAAGAAATATCTGGGAAAATATGTGCTGTAGATGCTTTAGCAAAGAGATTAGGACTTAATAATTTAAAGGTAGTTGATTTTTGCAAACTTCAAACTAAAAAGTTTTTGATAGATAATAATTGTAATGTAAAGGTTAAGAGAATTAGACTTGGAAATCTAAAAAAGACAGTAAAACTTTATGACTTAATAGATGAATTTCACAGTACAACTTTAGAGAATTTAAAAAATGGACTAAGGACAGGTAGAGGATATTGTATAGAGATTAACAAACAGGTGGTGTCAATGGCAAAGAGTACTTCAGAAAATAGGACTCATGCAATGATAATTGGAGTAGGAACACATCCTAAATATAGAGCTAAAGGACTTGCTACAAAATGCCTAATTAAACTATGTTCAGAGTTACTGAGAGAAAACAAAATTCCTTGTTTGTTTTATGATAATGAAGAGGCTGGAAAGATATATAAAAAACTAGGATTTGAAAACATTGGAAAATGGGGAATTTATTCAAAATAA
- a CDS encoding RrF2 family transcriptional regulator: MKLSTKGRYGLKAMFELALNQDNGPVSLKFIAKKQKISDQYLEQIFSSLKKSGLVKSVRGAQGGYLLSKNAEDITVGDILVVLEGPVALSDCVLDEDVCENSNMCVTKIVWEKMKKGIEDVIDSITLKDMINDYNKNKLENDITNIKK, translated from the coding sequence ATGAAGTTGTCTACTAAAGGTAGATATGGACTAAAAGCAATGTTTGAATTAGCATTAAATCAAGACAATGGACCAGTATCATTAAAATTTATTGCTAAGAAGCAAAAAATATCAGATCAGTACTTAGAACAAATATTTTCATCTTTAAAAAAATCGGGTCTAGTAAAAAGTGTGAGAGGTGCTCAAGGAGGTTATTTGCTTTCAAAGAATGCTGAAGACATAACAGTAGGAGATATACTTGTAGTATTAGAAGGACCAGTTGCATTATCTGACTGTGTACTAGATGAAGATGTATGTGAAAACTCAAACATGTGTGTAACAAAAATAGTTTGGGAAAAGATGAAAAAGGGTATAGAAGATGTTATAGATTCAATTACTCTTAAAGATATGATAAATGACTATAACAAAAATAAATTAGAAAATGATATAACAAATATTAAAAAATAG
- the nifS gene encoding cysteine desulfurase NifS, with protein sequence MEKRRLYMDYSATTPIKKEVLDAMMPYLTDYFGNASSFHTFGREAKDALDKAREQVAALINAEPSEIYFTAGGSESDNWTLEGVAYANKNKGNHIITSKIEHHAILHTCEYLAKHHGFEITYLDVDSEGKVDLKQLEESIKDTTILISIMFANNEIGTIQPIKEISEIAKKHKILFHTDAVQATGNIPVDVKELGIDLMSMSSHKIYGPKGVGALYIRKGVRLHNFVHGGAQEKSKRAGTENIPAIVGYGKAAELAKENMQNHVETLTRLRNKLIDGVLERIPYTRVNGSLENRLPGNANFAFQFIEGEGILLLLDMLGIAGSSGSACTSGSLDPSHVLLAIGLPHEIAHGSLRLTVGDFTTDDDIDYILENLPKVIERLRSMSPLYDDAKKQGLVK encoded by the coding sequence ATGGAAAAAAGAAGATTGTATATGGATTATTCTGCAACAACACCTATTAAAAAAGAAGTATTGGATGCAATGATGCCATACCTAACAGATTATTTTGGTAATGCATCTAGTTTTCACACATTCGGAAGAGAAGCAAAAGATGCTTTGGATAAAGCAAGAGAACAAGTAGCAGCCCTTATAAATGCTGAACCTAGTGAAATATATTTTACAGCAGGTGGTTCAGAAAGTGATAACTGGACACTAGAGGGTGTAGCTTATGCTAATAAAAACAAAGGTAATCATATAATAACTTCAAAAATAGAACACCATGCAATACTTCATACATGTGAATACTTAGCAAAACATCATGGATTTGAAATAACTTATTTAGATGTTGATAGCGAAGGAAAAGTAGACTTAAAACAACTAGAAGAGTCAATAAAAGATACTACTATACTTATAAGTATAATGTTTGCAAATAATGAAATAGGAACTATACAGCCTATTAAAGAAATATCCGAAATAGCTAAAAAACATAAGATATTATTCCACACTGATGCAGTACAAGCTACAGGTAATATTCCAGTAGATGTTAAAGAATTAGGAATAGATTTGATGAGTATGTCTTCACATAAAATATATGGACCAAAAGGTGTAGGAGCTTTATACATAAGAAAAGGTGTAAGACTTCATAACTTTGTCCATGGTGGAGCACAAGAAAAAAGCAAAAGAGCTGGTACAGAAAATATACCTGCAATAGTTGGATATGGAAAAGCAGCAGAATTAGCTAAGGAAAATATGCAAAATCATGTAGAAACTTTAACTCGTCTTAGAAATAAGTTAATAGATGGTGTGTTAGAAAGAATACCTTACACAAGAGTAAATGGTAGCTTAGAAAATAGATTGCCAGGAAATGCAAACTTTGCATTCCAATTTATAGAAGGTGAAGGAATACTTTTATTATTAGATATGTTAGGAATTGCTGGTTCAAGTGGTTCTGCATGTACTTCTGGTTCATTAGACCCTTCACATGTACTTCTTGCAATAGGTTTACCACATGAAATAGCACATGGTTCATTAAGACTTACAGTTGGAGATTTTACAACAGATGATGATATAGATTATATACTAGAGAACTTACCAAAAGTAATAGAAAGACTTAGAAGCATGTCACCACTTTATGATGATGCGAAGAAACAAGGTTTAGTAAAATAG
- the nifU gene encoding Fe-S cluster assembly scaffold protein NifU translates to MQYSDKVMEHFMNPRNMGEIDNASGVGEVGNPTCGDIMKIFLDIDGDVIKDVKFKTFGCGSAIASSSMATEMIKGKTIKDALELTNKAVAEALDGLPPVKMHCSVLAEQAVKAALIDYAQKNNIHIPELDGYVIDDAHDHDVEEEE, encoded by the coding sequence ATGCAATATAGTGATAAAGTTATGGAACATTTTATGAATCCAAGAAATATGGGAGAAATTGATAATGCAAGTGGTGTAGGTGAAGTTGGAAACCCTACATGTGGAGATATAATGAAGATATTTTTAGACATAGATGGAGATGTAATAAAGGATGTTAAGTTTAAAACATTTGGCTGTGGTTCAGCTATAGCAAGTTCTTCTATGGCAACTGAAATGATAAAAGGAAAAACTATAAAAGATGCATTAGAACTTACAAATAAAGCTGTTGCAGAAGCTTTGGATGGTTTACCACCAGTAAAGATGCATTGTTCAGTTTTAGCTGAACAAGCTGTAAAAGCAGCTCTTATAGATTATGCTCAAAAGAACAATATCCATATACCAGAATTGGATGGATATGTTATAGATGATGCTCATGACCATGATGTTGAAGAAGAAGAATAA
- the mnmA gene encoding tRNA 2-thiouridine(34) synthase MnmA: MNKKVMIGMSGGVDSSVAAYLLKQQGYDVIGVTMKLWQDDDVVEIEGGCCSLSAVEDARRVANKIGIPFYVLNFREVFKEKVIDYFIDEYLEGKTPNPCIACNKHIKFDDFYKKARQIGCDYVATGHYAKIEKDESTGRYLLKKSVTDKKDQTYALYNLTQEQLEHTLLPIGDYEKDRVREIAKEMGMAVHNKPDSQEICFVKDNDYANYVKKHSKKRIEEGFFVDTKGNILGKHKGILYYTIGQRKGLGITFGKPMFVIDINPINNTIVLGDNEDLFKKELIAKDVNFISIDTLEEPLRVQAKIRYSAKPSPATIHRVGEDTIKIVFDEAQRAITKGQSVVMYDGDIVVGGGIIEKSL; this comes from the coding sequence ATGAATAAAAAAGTAATGATAGGTATGAGTGGAGGAGTTGATAGCTCTGTAGCTGCATATCTTTTAAAACAACAAGGATATGATGTCATTGGTGTTACTATGAAGTTGTGGCAAGATGATGATGTTGTTGAAATTGAAGGTGGTTGTTGTTCTTTATCTGCTGTTGAAGATGCTAGAAGGGTAGCAAATAAAATAGGTATACCATTTTATGTTTTAAATTTTAGAGAAGTGTTTAAAGAAAAAGTAATAGATTATTTTATAGATGAATATTTGGAAGGAAAAACTCCTAATCCCTGTATAGCTTGTAATAAACATATAAAATTTGATGATTTTTATAAGAAGGCTAGACAAATAGGTTGTGATTATGTAGCTACAGGTCACTATGCAAAGATAGAAAAGGATGAAAGTACAGGAAGATATTTGCTAAAAAAATCTGTTACAGATAAAAAAGACCAAACTTATGCACTTTATAATCTTACACAAGAGCAACTAGAGCATACTTTATTGCCAATAGGTGACTATGAAAAAGATAGAGTAAGAGAAATTGCTAAGGAAATGGGTATGGCAGTACACAATAAGCCTGATAGTCAAGAAATTTGTTTTGTTAAAGATAATGACTATGCAAATTATGTAAAAAAACATTCTAAAAAGCGTATTGAAGAAGGTTTTTTTGTAGATACTAAAGGCAATATACTTGGAAAACATAAGGGTATATTATATTATACTATAGGCCAAAGAAAAGGGCTTGGAATTACTTTTGGAAAACCAATGTTTGTAATAGACATAAATCCAATAAATAATACCATAGTTCTTGGAGACAATGAAGATTTATTTAAAAAGGAACTTATTGCTAAAGATGTTAACTTTATATCAATAGATACGTTAGAAGAACCATTAAGAGTTCAAGCCAAAATAAGATATTCAGCAAAACCATCACCAGCTACTATTCATAGAGTAGGAGAAGATACTATTAAAATAGTTTTTGATGAAGCTCAAAGAGCTATTACTAAAGGTCAATCTGTAGTAATGTATGATGGAGATATTGTAGTAGGTGGAGGTATAATCGAGAAAAGTTTATAA
- the alaS gene encoding alanine--tRNA ligase — protein MEKMGLNEIRSKFLEFFESKGHYVANSYSLVPNNDKSLLLINSGMAPLKNYFSGVEVPPSVRMCTSQKCIRTGDIENVGITARHATFFEMMGNFSFGDYFKRESIKWGWEFVTEWLNIPEDKIWVTVYEEDDDSYDIWAKEMNFPEERMVRLGKDDNFWEIGTGPCGPCSEIYFDRGEEYGCDNPDCKPGCDCDRYLEFWNHVFTQFDRDEEGNYSLLENKNIDTGMGLERMGCIMQGVDTIFEVDTIKSILEAVEKLTGVKYGENPKNDISIRIITDHIRAVTFLVSDGVLPSNEGRGYVLRRLLRRAARHGKLLGVKELFLQKLIDEVIKVNDKAYPVLVEKESYIKKVVGIEEEKFNETIDQGTEILNSYIEVLKNEGKTVLSGQEAFKLYDTYGFPIDLTKEILEEEHLSVDEEAFNEEMEKQKERARNARGNMDGESWKEDPLSKLESTVDSTFNGYSEIYGEGTIEAIVKDDELVQSAEEGDKVSIVLDNTTFYPEGGGQVGDCGLITNENLVLEVLNTKKGANNSIKHIGIIKSGRISNGDKVKTLVDRETRMSAARNHSATHLLHKALREVLGEHVNQAGSLVTPERLRFDITHFEAISNEELKVIEEKVNNVILSSLDIKCDIMNIKEAKEKGATALFGEKYGDEVRVVSMGDYSTELCGGTHLTNTSQVGMFKILSEGGVAAGVRRIEAITGKAVYEYLKERDGIISEVCVNLKSKEDNLIQRISSLLEENKNLSKELHDMKAKMSLQSVDSIFDSKVEVNGVNLITNKFEGMDMDTLRETADNLRDKLGSGVVVLANVVDDKVNFVVTATKDVLDKGIHSGNIVREVAKIAGGKGGGRPNMAQAGASDVSKVDQALSYASEVIKTQVK, from the coding sequence ATGGAAAAGATGGGATTAAATGAAATAAGAAGTAAGTTTTTAGAATTTTTTGAGTCAAAAGGTCATTATGTAGCAAATAGTTATTCTTTAGTACCAAACAATGATAAGAGTTTGTTACTTATAAACTCAGGTATGGCACCTTTGAAAAACTACTTTTCAGGTGTAGAAGTACCTCCAAGTGTGAGAATGTGTACATCTCAAAAATGTATAAGAACAGGAGATATAGAAAATGTAGGTATAACTGCAAGACATGCTACATTCTTTGAAATGATGGGTAACTTCTCATTTGGAGATTACTTTAAAAGAGAGTCAATCAAATGGGGATGGGAATTTGTTACAGAATGGCTAAATATACCAGAAGATAAGATATGGGTGACTGTATATGAAGAAGATGATGATTCTTATGATATATGGGCAAAAGAAATGAATTTCCCAGAAGAAAGAATGGTTAGACTTGGAAAAGATGATAATTTCTGGGAAATAGGTACAGGTCCTTGTGGTCCTTGTTCAGAAATATATTTTGATAGAGGAGAAGAATATGGATGTGACAATCCAGACTGTAAACCAGGCTGTGATTGTGATAGGTATTTAGAATTTTGGAACCATGTATTTACTCAATTTGATAGAGATGAAGAAGGAAATTATAGTCTATTAGAAAACAAGAATATAGATACAGGTATGGGTCTTGAAAGAATGGGTTGTATTATGCAAGGCGTAGACACTATCTTTGAAGTTGATACAATTAAATCTATACTAGAAGCAGTTGAGAAGTTAACAGGAGTAAAATATGGAGAGAATCCAAAAAATGATATATCAATAAGAATAATAACTGACCATATAAGAGCTGTAACATTCTTAGTTAGTGATGGAGTGCTTCCATCAAATGAAGGAAGAGGATATGTTCTTAGAAGACTTCTTAGACGTGCTGCTCGTCATGGTAAGTTATTAGGAGTAAAAGAATTATTTTTACAGAAACTAATAGATGAAGTTATAAAAGTAAATGATAAAGCATATCCAGTTTTAGTTGAAAAAGAAAGTTATATTAAAAAAGTAGTTGGAATAGAAGAAGAAAAATTCAATGAAACTATAGACCAAGGAACAGAAATATTGAACTCTTATATAGAAGTATTAAAAAATGAAGGAAAGACTGTCCTAAGTGGTCAAGAAGCTTTTAAACTATATGATACTTATGGCTTCCCTATAGACTTAACTAAAGAAATATTAGAAGAAGAACATCTATCTGTAGATGAAGAAGCTTTTAATGAAGAAATGGAAAAGCAAAAAGAAAGAGCTAGAAATGCTAGAGGAAATATGGATGGAGAAAGTTGGAAGGAAGACCCTCTATCAAAATTAGAATCTACAGTTGACAGTACATTTAATGGGTATAGTGAAATTTATGGTGAAGGAACTATTGAAGCTATAGTTAAAGATGATGAGCTAGTTCAAAGTGCAGAAGAAGGCGATAAGGTATCTATAGTACTAGATAACACTACTTTCTATCCTGAAGGTGGAGGACAAGTTGGAGATTGTGGATTGATAACTAATGAAAACTTAGTTTTAGAAGTATTAAATACTAAAAAAGGTGCTAATAATAGTATAAAACATATAGGTATAATAAAATCAGGAAGAATAAGTAATGGGGACAAAGTAAAGACACTCGTAGATAGAGAAACTAGAATGTCAGCTGCAAGAAATCACAGTGCTACACATTTACTTCATAAGGCATTAAGAGAAGTATTAGGAGAACATGTTAATCAAGCTGGTTCTTTAGTAACTCCAGAAAGACTTAGATTTGATATTACTCACTTTGAAGCAATATCAAATGAAGAATTAAAAGTAATAGAAGAAAAAGTAAATAATGTTATTTTATCATCTTTAGACATAAAATGTGATATTATGAATATAAAGGAAGCTAAAGAAAAAGGAGCTACAGCACTATTTGGTGAAAAATATGGTGATGAGGTAAGAGTAGTTTCTATGGGAGATTATTCTACAGAACTTTGTGGAGGAACTCACTTGACAAATACTTCTCAAGTAGGAATGTTCAAAATATTATCTGAAGGTGGAGTAGCAGCAGGTGTAAGAAGAATAGAAGCAATAACAGGAAAAGCTGTTTATGAATACCTAAAAGAAAGAGATGGAATTATCTCTGAAGTTTGTGTAAACTTAAAATCTAAAGAAGATAATTTAATTCAAAGAATAAGTTCTTTATTAGAAGAAAATAAAAACTTATCTAAAGAATTGCATGATATGAAAGCTAAGATGAGTTTACAATCAGTTGATTCTATTTTTGATTCTAAAGTTGAAGTAAATGGAGTTAATTTGATAACTAATAAATTTGAAGGTATGGATATGGATACACTAAGAGAAACAGCAGATAATCTAAGAGATAAGCTTGGTTCTGGTGTAGTAGTACTTGCAAATGTAGTAGATGATAAAGTTAACTTTGTAGTTACTGCCACTAAAGATGTATTAGATAAGGGAATACATTCAGGTAATATTGTTAGAGAAGTTGCAAAAATAGCTGGAGGAAAAGGTGGAGGAAGACCTAATATGGCACAAGCAGGAGCTAGTGATGTATCTAAGGTTGACCAAGCTTTAAGCTATGCAAGTGAGGTTATTAAGACACAAGTTAAATAA
- a CDS encoding IreB family regulatory phosphoprotein gives MEKDLDYTMKFEGIPEDRMSVGDTIDFVYKALVEKGYNPINQIIGYLLSGDSSYITSHKNARAIIKKFERDEILEEVITHYLNRK, from the coding sequence TTGGAAAAAGATTTAGACTACACTATGAAATTTGAAGGAATACCAGAAGATAGGATGAGTGTAGGAGATACTATTGATTTTGTATATAAAGCATTAGTTGAAAAAGGATATAACCCTATAAATCAAATTATAGGGTATCTCCTTTCTGGTGATTCTAGCTATATAACTAGTCATAAAAATGCAAGAGCTATAATTAAAAAATTTGAAAGAGATGAGATACTTGAAGAAGTAATCACGCACTATCTGAATAGAAAGTAG